CGAACACCAGGTTTTGCAGCGGGTTGAACAACTGGGATTTCACGGCTTCGAGGCCCTGCTGGCGCACGGTCACGTCGAAGACGGTTACGGGGCGGTTTTGGTGCACGAATTCCACCGTGCCGCTGCGAAATGCAATACTGTCGTGGCGGGTGCGCACCTCGCCCTGCGGGGCCCACTTGTAGGAGTTCTGGTTGTTTTCCTTGCCTTTGAGCACCCGGTCCTGGTGGCGCCAGCTTTCGTAGCGGGCCTCGGCGCTGAGCTTTTGGTTGCTGCTGACTTCGACATGCACCACGGGGCGGAACACGTCGACCCAAATGTGTACCTGGGCTTTCAATGGGCCTTTCGCGCCAGTTAGCGTCACGTCGCCGGTTTGCAGGTTCAGGGTTTGGGTGAAACTGCTGCCAGGCTCGAACGGGTTGGGGGTCAGGCGCAGGCGTACGCGCCCGAGCTTAAGCAGGGAGTTATTCTCGTCGAAGGTGCCGCTGCGGGCCGCGTAGAAGAGCACGTCACCATTCTCGCTCCACACGTTCAGGCCGATGTCGCCGCCGCCGCAGGGCATGGATTCGGCGGCGTTCCGGCTCGGGCTGGTCCAGGTGATGTTGTTGGTGGCCAGCTCAGGGCTTTGGGCGGAAGCTCGAAGGCTCGTTAGAAGCAGTAGGAAGGCCCAGGCGGTAGTTTCTCGCCGTCTTTGGCAGAAAACGCCTCCCTTCGGTTCGCAGAGGAAAAACGCAGTATTCCGCCGGGGTCTGCTGCCTGAGCCCGGCGAAATACTGCGCCTAACACGGCGAAACCCTGCGAGAAATGATGGCAGCCTGTTCATTGCGCCCAGTCGTCGGTGCGGAACGAGGACACCGGCAGGCCTTCGGTGCTGTAGAGCGTGGCGCGGGTGAAGTCCCGGAAGGCGTAGCGTACGGCCACGGGCTGCTTGACCTGCTCGGCCGTGACCTTTATCGTGCTGCCGTCGATACTGGCTTTGGCCGGGTACCATTTCTGGTCGGCGCCGGCTACTTCGAAACCCGTCAGCGCCTCTCCGAAGCTCGTCATGCCGTTGGGAGCATTGCGGAACTTCACCAGTGCGGTGCCCTCTTTTACTTCCACGGACTCGTAGGCCGGGCTGCCCGCCCCGAAGCCCTTGCGGCCGTAGGTTTTCTGCAGGGCCAGCAAAGCCAGGCGCTGCCCGCCGGGCTCTTTGCGCATGGGGTGGATACTGGCTTCCTCGCCCACGTCGAGCAGCACGGCCATGGCCGCGTTGGGAATCTGGCTTTCGGCCTGGCGCTGAGCGTCGCGCAGAAAGGCCGAGTTAAACTTGCCGCCCTGGTTGTAGGGCGGCAGCTGGGCGTAGTTGTAGGGCGCAATCTGAGCGTAGTAAAACGGAAATTCGCCCTGGCCCCACTCGGCGCGCCATTGCTTCACCAGGGCCTGCAGCCGGGCCGGGTACTCATCCGGGTGCTCGTAGTTCGATTCGCCCTGGTACCACAAGGCCCCGCGAATACCGAAGCCAGCCACCGGGTGCAGCATGCCGTTGTAAAGCGTAGTGGGCGTGCGGTTCACAACCTGGATGGAGTCAGTTTTGGGCGGGATGCTGATGCCCGCAAACTGCCGTAAGGTTTCCTCACTCATCCACGCCTCGATGGTGGAGCCGCCGTAGCTGCAGTTAATCAGGCCTACCGGTACGTGCAACTGCTCCTGCAGCAGCCGGCCAAAAAAGTAAGCCGTGGCGCTAAAGTTCGATACGGCTTCGGGCTCGGCCAGCTTCCAGACGAAGGGCTTGCTGTTGTCTTTGGGCGCGGTGCGGGAGTTGCGCGGCACGTTGTAGAGGCGGATGTTGGGGTTGGCCGAGTGTAGAATAGCTTCGTTGGAGCCCAGAATCGGCTGGCCCTTGAAGCCCTTCATCGGCATTTCCATATTCGACTGCCCGCCGCAGAGCCAGACCTCACCCACCAGCACGTTGTGCAACGTTACGGGCTTTCCGTCGCCACTGAAACCTACCGTGTAAGGCCCACCGGCGGCGGGCGTTTTCACCTTGAGCTTCCAGCGGCCTTTGTCGTCGGCCTGGGTTTGGTACTTGGCCTTCGCCCACGACGGGGCCACGGTGATTTTGCTGCCCGGCTTGGCCCAGCCCCAGACGGCGCACTCGGCCTGCTGCTGGAAAATCATGTTGTCGGTGAAAATAGAGGGCAGACGCAGTTCGGCCCGCAGCAACAGTGGGGCCAGGAGCAGGGCGGCGGAAAATAGGAAAGGCTTGGCGTTCATGCGAATGAGTGCCTCACCCCCCGGCCCCCGCTCCGAAAAGGGAATGCGGATCAAGCATTCTTCGGGAGAGCCAAGAGGGAAGGGAGTGTTTTCTGTGAAGTTGCAGTGAGAAGGCGAGGAGTTGGAACCAAGTAGCGGGCATCAGTGCTGATGTCAGGCGCCCTTACCGACTCAGTGGAATCCAGACTTCCATGTCGGCGTGGCCGCGGTTGCCCCAGGCGTAGTAGGGCACCAGCGTGAGGGGCACGATGGTAGGCCTGCGGGCCGATACCGGACGGTAGAGCTGCCCGTTCCACTGCGGCTCGGCGGCCAGCTCACCCTTGCCGGTGAGGCTCATTACCTGACTGCCTTCGATGATGAGCGGCTTGGGCGTGAGCTTGATAGTAGCCGGGATGGTGAGGGCCGACAGCGGCTGACCCGCCGGAAAGTCCTTGGTTTCGAGGCAGTACACGATGGGCCCGCGCTTCACGGCTACCTGGTTGCGGGTTTCCTCCACCAGCGGATTGGCTTCGACTAGCTGCGCCGGCATGGGCAAGGTCAGCTCTACTTTGTCGCCGCTTTTCCAGGCGCGGTTGATTTCGGCGTACGTACCTGGCGTCAGCGCCACCGACTGCGCCTTGCCGTTTACGAGCACCTTGGCGCCCTCGGCCCAGCCCGGAATACGCAGGAACACGGAAAACACCGTGGCCGTGGCCTCCTGCACCGTCAGTTGCACGGCGCCATCCCAGGGGTAGTTGGTGGTTTGCTGAAGCTTGATGCCGACGCCGTTTTTCAGCTTCGTGCTGAGGTTGTTGGCGCCGTACAGGTTCAGCCACAGGCCTTTCTCAGATACGCTGTAGGCGTAGTTACCGACTTCAGCCACGGTGCGCACCACGTTGGGCGGGCAGCAGTTGGAGAGGCTGATGTAGTCGACGCGGTCCTTGCTCCAGCGCTGCTGGAAAGGTAGGGCATCGGAATAGGCCAACGGGTTGGTGTAGAGAAATTTCTTGCCGTCGAGGCTGATGCCGCTCAGCACGCTGTTGTAGAGGGCCGTTTCCAGCACGTCGGCGTATTTGGCCTCGCCAGTGAGCTGCAGCATGCGCCAGTTCCAGAGCACGTTGCCGATGTTGGCGCAGGTTTCGCCGTGGGCCGTGTGGTTAGGCAGCTGGTAGGCGCGCCCGTAGGCCTGGTGGATTTTCTGCACCGTGTCGGGCTTGTAGGCCGTCCCGTCGGGCGAGACGCCGTCGTAGAGGGCCCCGCAGGCGCCGGTGACGTACATCTTGCGCGAGGTCACGTCGTCCCACATCTTGTTGAGGGTGGTGAGCAGGGTCGCGTCGCCGGTTTCAGCGTACACGTCGGCCACCCCGGCAAACAGGTAATTGGCGCGCACGGCGTGGCCCCCGGCTTTCTGCATCTGCCGGAAGGGCAGGCGGTCCTGGTTGTCGTCGGTGCCGATGTCGCCGGCCAGCCCGCGGATGTTGATCAGCTGCTGGGCCAGCTCCAGGTAGCGCGGGTCGTGGGTGGTGCGGTACATTTCCACCACGCCCATGTAGTGCGAGGGGCAGATGGCGTTGCGGGCCAACTCGGGCGAGGAGCGTTTGTAGAAGCTGTAGAGGTAGTCGGTGGCCTTTTTGGCCAGGTCCAGCATCGTGGTTTTGCCGGTGGCGCGGTAGTGCACGCAGGCGGCCGTCATCAGGTGGCCCAGGTTGTAGCTTTCAAAGTTGAGCCGGTCCTGAAAGGCGGTGCTCTTGCCCGTATTCAAAGCCGCAATGGTGGCCTGGGTGTTCAGGTAGCCGTCGGGGCGCTGACACTTGGCAATGACCTGGATGGCCTCGTCCATCATCTGATCCAGCTTCGGGTCGTGGGTAGTGGCGTAGGTGGCAGCCACGGCTTCGAGCAGCTTGTAGAAGTCGCCGTCGTGGAAGGGCGGCCCTTTGTGCTCACCCTTTTGCAGGCCGGCGGCAATTTCGAAGTTGCGGAAGGCGTGGTTGCGTACCGGGTCGTGGTACAGGGCCCACATGGTCGGAATCATGGACTCGCGCAGCACCTGGAACCGGTCGGCCCAGAAGCCGCCTGGCTGCCACTGCACGCTGCTCAGGTCTACGCCGCTGAGCTTGGCGTACTTGCTGGTGCTGGTATTGACAAGGCCCTTGTCTTGGGCAGCAACCGGGCGGGCAGCCACGGCCAGACCGGTGAGCAGGGCCGCGGTGAGAAACTTATAAGTGAGGTAATTCATGCGCATACGATGTGAATGAAGCCGTTATGTTGAGCGAAGTCGAACCGGAGGAAGGCGTAATCAGGCATGTCCACTGCTTCGTTGTTCAAATCAGTTGCTTAG
Above is a genomic segment from Hymenobacter cellulosivorans containing:
- a CDS encoding sialate O-acetylesterase, which encodes MNAKPFLFSAALLLAPLLLRAELRLPSIFTDNMIFQQQAECAVWGWAKPGSKITVAPSWAKAKYQTQADDKGRWKLKVKTPAAGGPYTVGFSGDGKPVTLHNVLVGEVWLCGGQSNMEMPMKGFKGQPILGSNEAILHSANPNIRLYNVPRNSRTAPKDNSKPFVWKLAEPEAVSNFSATAYFFGRLLQEQLHVPVGLINCSYGGSTIEAWMSEETLRQFAGISIPPKTDSIQVVNRTPTTLYNGMLHPVAGFGIRGALWYQGESNYEHPDEYPARLQALVKQWRAEWGQGEFPFYYAQIAPYNYAQLPPYNQGGKFNSAFLRDAQRQAESQIPNAAMAVLLDVGEEASIHPMRKEPGGQRLALLALQKTYGRKGFGAGSPAYESVEVKEGTALVKFRNAPNGMTSFGEALTGFEVAGADQKWYPAKASIDGSTIKVTAEQVKQPVAVRYAFRDFTRATLYSTEGLPVSSFRTDDWAQ
- a CDS encoding aceric acid hydrolase, yielding MNYLTYKFLTAALLTGLAVAARPVAAQDKGLVNTSTSKYAKLSGVDLSSVQWQPGGFWADRFQVLRESMIPTMWALYHDPVRNHAFRNFEIAAGLQKGEHKGPPFHDGDFYKLLEAVAATYATTHDPKLDQMMDEAIQVIAKCQRPDGYLNTQATIAALNTGKSTAFQDRLNFESYNLGHLMTAACVHYRATGKTTMLDLAKKATDYLYSFYKRSSPELARNAICPSHYMGVVEMYRTTHDPRYLELAQQLINIRGLAGDIGTDDNQDRLPFRQMQKAGGHAVRANYLFAGVADVYAETGDATLLTTLNKMWDDVTSRKMYVTGACGALYDGVSPDGTAYKPDTVQKIHQAYGRAYQLPNHTAHGETCANIGNVLWNWRMLQLTGEAKYADVLETALYNSVLSGISLDGKKFLYTNPLAYSDALPFQQRWSKDRVDYISLSNCCPPNVVRTVAEVGNYAYSVSEKGLWLNLYGANNLSTKLKNGVGIKLQQTTNYPWDGAVQLTVQEATATVFSVFLRIPGWAEGAKVLVNGKAQSVALTPGTYAEINRAWKSGDKVELTLPMPAQLVEANPLVEETRNQVAVKRGPIVYCLETKDFPAGQPLSALTIPATIKLTPKPLIIEGSQVMSLTGKGELAAEPQWNGQLYRPVSARRPTIVPLTLVPYYAWGNRGHADMEVWIPLSR